The proteins below come from a single Bacteroidota bacterium genomic window:
- the apaG gene encoding Co2+/Mg2+ efflux protein ApaG, whose product MVTLVTNGIKISVKVIYREEFSQPEKNYFLFSYFITIENKSDFTVQLLRRHWFIYDSIGETREVEGEGVVGVQPVLAPGEKYEYESACDLVSDMGKMTGTYLMQRELDSKEFYVNIPEFDLVHPPRLN is encoded by the coding sequence ATGGTAACCTTAGTTACAAACGGAATTAAAATATCAGTAAAAGTTATTTACAGAGAAGAATTTTCTCAACCAGAGAAAAACTATTTTCTGTTTTCCTATTTCATTACCATCGAAAACAAAAGCGATTTCACGGTACAATTACTTCGCAGACATTGGTTTATTTACGATTCAATAGGAGAAACTAGAGAAGTTGAAGGCGAAGGCGTTGTTGGTGTGCAGCCGGTTTTAGCTCCAGGAGAAAAGTACGAATATGAGTCTGCTTGCGATTTAGTTTCCGATATGGGCAAAATGACAGGTACTTATTTGATGCAGCGAGAATTAGACTCCAAGGAGTTTTATGTAAATATTCCCGAGTTTGACTTGGTGCATCCTCCGCGCTTAAATTGA
- a CDS encoding SpoIIE family protein phosphatase yields the protein MEKNEEIISSISYAQQIQNAVLPFQHTIDAIIPNSFILYKPRGIVSGDFYWLHEINKDNYIIVCADCTGHGVPGAFMTFIGNNSLSQIVVEGKTTEPVQILTELDKKITATLKQEKATLALVQDGMDLSLLKVNKETKEFIFTSAKRSAILIRNTGELQELKGSKFSLGGIHVAEKLFYEQQIKYKEGDMIYLFTDGYIDQFGVKSDKKFMIKRFRELLSTIYHLPLNEQRQKLEFVIEQWKGNIQQTDDILVMGIKL from the coding sequence TTGGAAAAAAACGAAGAAATTATTTCCAGTATATCGTATGCTCAACAGATTCAAAATGCAGTGCTTCCATTTCAGCATACCATCGATGCTATAATTCCTAATTCATTTATCCTGTATAAGCCTCGAGGTATTGTTAGTGGAGATTTTTATTGGTTACATGAAATAAATAAGGATAATTATATTATTGTTTGTGCTGATTGTACCGGCCATGGTGTTCCAGGAGCCTTTATGACTTTTATAGGAAATAATTCATTATCGCAAATTGTAGTTGAAGGTAAAACTACAGAGCCAGTTCAAATACTTACTGAACTTGATAAAAAAATAACAGCAACATTGAAACAAGAAAAAGCTACGTTAGCTTTAGTTCAAGACGGTATGGACCTTTCACTTTTAAAGGTCAATAAAGAAACAAAAGAATTTATTTTTACTTCGGCTAAACGTTCTGCAATACTTATAAGAAATACCGGTGAGCTGCAAGAATTAAAGGGAAGTAAATTCTCTTTGGGTGGCATTCATGTTGCGGAAAAGCTCTTCTACGAACAGCAAATAAAGTATAAAGAAGGTGACATGATATATTTATTTACAGATGGATACATAGATCAATTTGGAGTAAAAAGCGATAAAAAATTCATGATTAAACGGTTTAGAGAACTATTGTCAACAATTTATCATTTGCCGCTTAATGAGCAAAGACAAAAATTGGAATTTGTAATTGAACAATGGAAAGGTAATATTCAACAAACAGATGACATATTAGTGATGGGAATAAAATTGTAA
- a CDS encoding SpoIIE family protein phosphatase: protein MNLNQFIEKLVYKEELKTSELKRKGVFFQSTLLLFAIINVALTVYMAPKVPKEQTLLFISKMTFVTFAILALITVYKYFGKRILLVNTMGLIVGMGVLDTYQYSGGIYSPDMIWYMIALPAWFLLVGNKPTFYVWFTFGVITALFYVYADINHFRDFFNESPRSGTYIFMNIFFASGMVFVILLINESNVEKSRNEVILAKAELELKSIQLENKNEDIVSSINYAKRIQYAILPHEESLAKILPLAFILYKPKDIVSGDFYWLHELDRDNYVLACADCTGHGVPGAFMTVIGSNSLSQIVAENKITQPAQILQELDKKITFTLKQDKSRTAMVQDGMDLALIKVDKHKKELVYASAKRSAILIRNNQIQEFKGSKLSLGGMQSGDKHFEEVKIKLEEDDMVYLFTDGYIDQFGGPSNKKFMIKQFRDLLLSIHHLSLQEQRSKLDNAIEQWKGPGLQTDDMLVIGIRF, encoded by the coding sequence ATGAATCTGAATCAGTTTATTGAAAAGCTTGTTTACAAAGAAGAGCTAAAAACGTCTGAACTAAAGAGAAAAGGAGTTTTTTTTCAAAGCACGTTGCTTTTATTTGCAATTATCAATGTAGCACTTACAGTCTACATGGCTCCTAAAGTTCCTAAGGAACAAACATTGCTTTTTATCTCCAAAATGACCTTTGTAACGTTTGCCATATTGGCGTTAATTACCGTGTATAAATATTTTGGCAAAAGAATTTTGTTGGTTAATACGATGGGGTTAATAGTAGGGATGGGAGTATTAGACACCTATCAATATTCGGGAGGTATTTATTCTCCCGATATGATTTGGTATATGATTGCCTTGCCTGCATGGTTTTTATTGGTGGGTAATAAACCTACATTTTATGTTTGGTTTACATTTGGTGTTATAACTGCATTATTCTATGTATATGCCGACATCAACCACTTTCGTGATTTTTTTAATGAAAGTCCCAGGAGCGGAACTTACATATTTATGAATATCTTTTTTGCAAGTGGGATGGTGTTTGTGATTTTGCTCATTAACGAATCAAATGTGGAAAAAAGTAGGAATGAGGTTATACTGGCAAAAGCGGAGCTAGAATTAAAAAGTATTCAGCTCGAAAATAAAAACGAAGATATTGTTTCCAGCATCAATTATGCCAAGCGAATCCAGTACGCCATTTTACCACACGAGGAATCATTGGCTAAAATTCTTCCGCTTGCATTTATTTTGTATAAACCCAAAGATATTGTAAGTGGCGATTTTTATTGGTTGCACGAATTAGATAGAGATAATTATGTTTTAGCCTGTGCCGATTGTACAGGCCATGGTGTACCCGGTGCATTTATGACAGTAATAGGCAGCAATTCCCTTTCCCAGATTGTGGCAGAAAATAAAATTACCCAACCCGCACAAATATTGCAGGAGCTCGACAAAAAAATAACATTTACACTAAAACAAGATAAATCTCGTACAGCCATGGTGCAGGACGGAATGGACTTGGCGTTGATAAAAGTAGATAAACATAAAAAAGAGTTAGTATATGCATCTGCAAAACGCTCCGCTATTTTAATCCGCAATAATCAAATTCAGGAATTTAAGGGAAGCAAGCTTTCTTTAGGTGGTATGCAAAGTGGCGATAAGCATTTTGAAGAAGTAAAAATAAAGTTGGAAGAAGATGATATGGTGTATTTATTTACCGATGGCTATATCGATCAGTTTGGAGGACCGAGCAATAAAAAATTTATGATTAAGCAATTCAGAGATTTGCTACTCTCTATTCATCATCTTTCCTTGCAAGAACAACGTAGTAAGCTAGATAATGCAATTGAACAATGGAAAGGACCAGGCCTACAAACGGATGATATGCTGGTAATTGGAATACGGTTTTAG
- the pruA gene encoding L-glutamate gamma-semialdehyde dehydrogenase, whose amino-acid sequence MSTGFFKVPAAVNEPIKNYAPGSPERKELQAMLKQLRSKQVDIPMYIGDKEVRSGNKIRLAPPHDHKHTLGYFHKSDKKHVTQAIQAALAAKEKWQNLSWENRATIFLKAAELIAGPYRAKLNAATMLGQSKNAFQAEIDSACEIIDFLRYNVQFMTEIYAEQPVSSPGIWNRMEWRPLEGFIYALTPFNFTAIAGNLPTSCAMMGNVVVWKPSNTQVYAANVLMEIFKKAGVPDGVINLIYPSGPDAADVIFKHRDFAGIHFTGSTEVFQNIWQTIGNNIHMYRSYPRIVGETGGKDFIVAHKSADANVLATAISRGAFEYQGQKCSAASRAYIPSNLWKEVKALVLADLKTMKMGPTEDFTNFVNAVIDEKSFDKLAGFIDRAKKDKGVEIIAGGKYNKTKGYFIEPTIIVTKDPNYVTMCEELFGPILTIYVYDENKFEQTLKIVDSTSNYALTGAIHAQDRYALDVATKLLVNAAGNFYINDKPTGAVVGQQPFGGARGSGTNDKAGAKINLLRWVSPRTIKETLVPPTDYRYPFLGKD is encoded by the coding sequence ATGTCAACAGGATTTTTCAAAGTACCAGCCGCAGTAAACGAACCTATTAAAAATTATGCTCCGGGAAGCCCTGAACGTAAAGAGCTTCAGGCAATGCTAAAGCAATTGCGCTCTAAACAGGTTGATATTCCGATGTATATTGGCGATAAAGAAGTGCGAAGTGGTAATAAAATTCGATTGGCTCCACCACACGATCATAAACATACGTTAGGTTATTTTCATAAAAGCGATAAAAAGCATGTAACACAAGCTATTCAAGCTGCATTGGCTGCTAAAGAAAAATGGCAAAATTTATCATGGGAAAATCGCGCCACTATATTTTTGAAAGCAGCAGAGCTAATTGCAGGGCCTTATAGAGCAAAGTTAAATGCTGCAACCATGTTGGGGCAAAGTAAAAATGCATTTCAAGCAGAGATTGATTCTGCTTGCGAGATAATTGATTTCTTGCGCTACAATGTGCAGTTTATGACGGAAATTTATGCGGAGCAACCTGTTTCCTCTCCCGGAATTTGGAATCGTATGGAATGGCGACCATTAGAAGGTTTTATCTACGCTCTTACACCATTTAATTTTACTGCTATTGCGGGTAACTTGCCTACATCGTGCGCAATGATGGGTAATGTCGTAGTTTGGAAGCCAAGCAATACACAAGTTTACGCTGCTAATGTGTTAATGGAAATATTTAAAAAAGCTGGTGTGCCGGATGGTGTTATTAACCTTATTTATCCAAGCGGCCCTGATGCAGCGGATGTAATTTTTAAACACAGAGATTTTGCCGGAATTCATTTTACAGGTTCTACTGAAGTGTTTCAAAATATTTGGCAAACAATAGGAAATAATATTCATATGTATCGTTCGTATCCACGTATAGTGGGCGAAACAGGAGGTAAAGATTTTATTGTGGCTCATAAAAGTGCAGATGCAAATGTGTTAGCTACAGCTATTTCTCGCGGTGCATTTGAATACCAAGGACAAAAATGTTCTGCAGCATCACGTGCTTACATTCCTTCCAATTTATGGAAAGAGGTGAAGGCATTGGTATTGGCTGATTTAAAGACCATGAAAATGGGGCCGACCGAAGATTTCACCAATTTTGTAAACGCTGTAATCGATGAGAAATCATTCGACAAACTGGCTGGATTCATTGATAGAGCCAAGAAAGATAAAGGGGTAGAAATTATTGCAGGTGGAAAATACAACAAAACAAAAGGATATTTTATTGAGCCAACTATCATTGTAACAAAAGATCCTAATTATGTTACTATGTGCGAAGAGTTGTTTGGTCCAATACTTACTATTTATGTGTACGATGAAAATAAGTTTGAGCAAACATTAAAAATTGTTGACTCAACCTCTAACTATGCCCTAACAGGGGCTATTCATGCGCAAGACCGGTATGCATTGGATGTTGCAACTAAACTATTGGTAAACGCTGCTGGTAATTTTTACATAAACGACAAGCCTACAGGAGCTGTTGTTGGGCAACAGCCGTTTGGTGGCGCTCGTGGCAGTGGGACAAACGACAAGGCAGGTGCAAAAATAAATTTATTACGTTGGGTTTCTCCTCGTACTATCAAGGAAACGCTTGTGCCGCCTACTGATTACAGATATCCATTTTTAGGGAAGGATTAA
- the lon gene encoding endopeptidase La, with product MNDSNFPLDISLSNVINDDAEFIPLLSQEDEDVMNAEKVPDTLSILPLRNTVLFPGVVIPITVGRDKSIKLIRDAYKGDKTIGVVSQVNDLVEDPNFDQLNRVGTIAHIIKMLQMPDGNTTAIIQGKRRFQLNELVESEPYLKASIQAFEDIVPKKGDKEFDALVSSLKDMALQIIKLSPHIPTEAGFALKNIETPSFLVNFISSNMNASVADKQKMLEVADLKERATLVLGYLTKEMQMLELKNQIQSKVKVDLDKQQREYFLHQQLKTIQEELGGNNYEQEVEELREKSKNKKWSKEVEQSFAKELNKLSRMNPNAAEYSVQMNYLELLLDLPWNEYTEDKFDLKNAKKILDRDHYGLDKVKERILEHLAVLKLKNNMKAPILCLYGPPGVGKTSLGKSVAEALGRKYVRVSLGGLKDESEVRGHRKTYIGAMPGRIIQNIKKTQSSNPVFILDEIDKVGRDFHGDPSSALLEVLDPEQNTTFYDNYLEIEYDLSKVLFIATANSLSTIQPPLLDRMEVIEVSGYTVEEKMEIAKTHLIPKQLEEHGVLKNQFALTKKNIEYLIENYTRESGVRSLEKVIAKLVRNRAKAIATEEKFDLEYAESDLLKILGPSHPKDKYQGNDVAGVVTGLAWTSVGGDILFIEVSLSKGKGGKLTLTGNLGDVMKESATLALEYLKSHADSFDINPEVFDSWNVHIHVPQGATPKDGPSAGIAMLTALASAFTQRKVKKHLAMTGEITLRGKVLPVGGIKEKILAAKRAGIKEIILCADNQKDIAEIKSDYVKDMKFTYVDTMLEVIQNALLKEKVKNALDVNGGVEKNKK from the coding sequence ATGAACGATTCAAATTTTCCTTTAGATATATCATTGTCAAACGTAATTAATGACGATGCCGAGTTTATACCTCTTTTGTCTCAAGAAGACGAAGATGTAATGAATGCAGAAAAAGTGCCGGATACGTTGTCGATATTGCCACTGCGCAATACCGTGCTTTTCCCGGGTGTTGTTATTCCTATTACAGTTGGACGCGATAAATCTATTAAACTCATTAGAGATGCCTACAAAGGCGATAAAACCATTGGTGTTGTTTCGCAAGTAAACGACTTGGTAGAAGACCCTAATTTCGACCAGTTGAACCGAGTGGGAACCATTGCGCACATTATTAAAATGTTGCAAATGCCCGATGGAAACACTACTGCTATCATTCAAGGCAAAAGACGTTTTCAATTAAATGAGTTGGTAGAAAGCGAACCATATTTAAAGGCGAGCATACAAGCTTTTGAAGATATTGTGCCTAAAAAGGGCGACAAAGAATTTGATGCCTTGGTTTCTTCGCTGAAAGATATGGCATTGCAGATTATTAAACTATCGCCACACATCCCTACCGAAGCTGGTTTTGCGCTAAAAAATATTGAAACTCCTTCTTTTTTGGTGAATTTTATTTCATCAAATATGAATGCATCAGTTGCCGATAAGCAAAAGATGCTAGAAGTGGCAGACCTGAAAGAGCGTGCTACATTGGTGCTTGGCTACTTGACCAAAGAAATGCAAATGTTGGAATTGAAAAATCAAATTCAATCGAAAGTAAAAGTTGATTTGGACAAACAACAACGCGAGTATTTTTTACACCAGCAATTAAAAACCATTCAAGAGGAGTTGGGCGGAAATAACTACGAGCAAGAGGTAGAAGAGCTGCGCGAAAAATCGAAGAATAAAAAATGGAGCAAGGAAGTAGAACAAAGTTTTGCTAAAGAGCTGAATAAATTGTCTCGCATGAATCCTAATGCTGCGGAATATTCGGTTCAAATGAATTACCTAGAACTATTGCTAGACTTGCCTTGGAACGAATACACCGAAGATAAATTCGATTTAAAAAATGCTAAAAAAATATTAGACCGCGATCACTATGGCTTAGATAAAGTAAAAGAGCGTATACTGGAGCATTTGGCAGTGTTGAAATTAAAAAACAACATGAAGGCGCCAATCCTTTGTTTGTATGGCCCTCCGGGAGTAGGTAAAACATCGCTAGGAAAATCAGTTGCTGAGGCTTTGGGTAGAAAGTATGTACGTGTTTCGTTGGGCGGCTTGAAAGACGAATCGGAAGTGCGTGGGCACCGCAAAACCTATATTGGTGCTATGCCGGGGCGTATTATACAAAATATTAAAAAAACACAATCATCTAATCCAGTTTTTATATTAGATGAAATAGACAAAGTTGGACGCGATTTTCATGGCGACCCATCCTCTGCATTGTTAGAGGTGCTTGACCCGGAGCAGAACACCACTTTTTATGATAACTATTTAGAAATAGAATACGATTTGTCAAAAGTGTTGTTTATTGCTACAGCCAACTCCTTAAGCACTATTCAGCCTCCATTGTTAGACAGAATGGAAGTGATAGAGGTTTCCGGTTATACTGTGGAAGAAAAAATGGAAATAGCCAAAACGCATTTAATTCCTAAGCAGCTAGAAGAGCATGGTGTTTTGAAAAACCAGTTTGCTCTGACTAAAAAGAATATTGAATATTTAATTGAAAATTATACGCGCGAATCGGGCGTAAGAAGCCTAGAGAAGGTTATTGCTAAATTGGTTCGTAACAGGGCAAAAGCAATAGCTACCGAAGAAAAATTTGACTTGGAATATGCCGAATCAGATTTATTGAAAATATTGGGACCATCTCATCCAAAAGATAAATACCAAGGAAACGATGTAGCAGGTGTGGTTACAGGTCTTGCATGGACATCGGTGGGTGGAGATATTTTATTTATAGAAGTAAGCCTAAGCAAAGGCAAAGGCGGAAAGCTAACATTGACGGGTAATTTGGGTGATGTGATGAAAGAGTCGGCTACACTGGCATTGGAGTATTTAAAATCTCATGCCGATAGTTTTGACATCAACCCTGAAGTGTTTGACAGCTGGAATGTGCATATACACGTGCCACAAGGCGCAACTCCAAAAGACGGACCAAGTGCCGGAATTGCCATGCTTACTGCACTAGCATCTGCATTTACACAACGTAAAGTAAAAAAGCACTTAGCCATGACAGGCGAAATTACCTTGCGTGGTAAGGTATTGCCGGTGGGTGGAATTAAAGAAAAAATATTGGCTGCAAAACGTGCCGGAATAAAAGAAATTATTTTGTGTGCCGACAACCAAAAAGATATTGCCGAAATAAAATCCGACTACGTTAAGGATATGAAGTTTACGTACGTTGATACCATGCTGGAAGTGATACAGAATGCGCTGCTCAAAGAAAAAGTTAAAAATGCACTGGATGTAAACGGTGGTGTGGAGAAGAATAAGAAATAG
- a CDS encoding tyrosine-type recombinase/integrase: MPEKSITLKNLFIDQKKCVGLQFYPDKIIQALVKELPSLRYSEEFNMVYVPNNKETLDLIFNKFRGVAWINCNHFFVNRTITGTNEAVDLKWFRSRTHSPTYRSCPEEYLQKLELKRYSNNTVKTYVGCFEVFINYYRSVELMKLNEIDIRNYLQKLIQEGKSNSYVNQMINAIKFYYEVVKGMPNRFYSIERPRKEHKLPKVLSKEEIKAIIANTNNIKHKCIVALLYSGGLRRSELLNLKLSDIDSKRMLIRVNAGKGNKDRFTLLSSEVLKDLRIYFKEYRPHKWLFEGQFGDQYSAGSVKEIINAASRKARIHKAVSPHMLRHSFATHLLESGTDLRYIQTLLGHSSSKTTEIYTHVAVSALGLIKNPLD; this comes from the coding sequence ATGCCCGAAAAGTCCATTACCTTAAAAAACCTTTTTATTGATCAGAAAAAATGTGTTGGATTACAATTTTATCCCGACAAAATAATTCAAGCTCTTGTAAAAGAATTGCCTTCGCTCAGATATAGTGAGGAATTTAATATGGTGTATGTGCCTAATAACAAGGAGACTCTCGATCTAATTTTCAATAAATTTAGAGGAGTAGCTTGGATAAACTGCAATCATTTTTTCGTAAATCGCACCATAACCGGAACTAACGAAGCAGTAGATTTAAAATGGTTTAGAAGCCGAACCCACAGCCCTACATATAGGTCTTGTCCTGAGGAGTATTTGCAAAAGTTAGAACTTAAACGTTATTCCAATAATACTGTAAAAACATATGTAGGCTGCTTTGAGGTATTTATTAATTATTATCGCAGTGTAGAATTAATGAAGCTAAATGAGATTGATATTCGAAACTATCTTCAAAAACTTATTCAGGAAGGAAAGTCGAATTCCTATGTAAATCAAATGATCAATGCCATTAAATTTTATTACGAAGTGGTAAAAGGAATGCCCAATAGATTTTACAGTATTGAACGACCTCGCAAGGAGCACAAGTTGCCCAAGGTGTTGTCAAAGGAGGAGATTAAGGCCATCATAGCTAATACGAACAATATAAAACATAAATGCATTGTTGCCTTATTATATTCAGGAGGGCTAAGGAGAAGCGAGTTACTTAACTTAAAGCTATCGGATATTGACAGTAAGCGAATGTTAATTCGGGTAAATGCTGGCAAGGGCAATAAAGATAGATTTACCTTACTTTCGTCTGAAGTATTAAAAGATTTACGCATCTATTTTAAGGAATACAGGCCACACAAGTGGTTATTTGAAGGGCAATTTGGCGACCAATATAGCGCGGGAAGTGTAAAAGAGATCATAAATGCTGCGAGCAGAAAAGCAAGAATACATAAGGCTGTTAGTCCGCATATGTTGCGGCATAGTTTTGCAACACATTTATTGGAAAGTGGTACCGATTTGCGGTATATTCAAACGTTGCTGGGTCATAGTTCGAGCAAAACCACCGAAATTTATACACACGTAGCAGTTTCGGCTTTGGGATTAATAAAAAATCCATTAGATTAG
- a CDS encoding thioredoxin family protein, which produces MSKSVFYHAGCPVCVSAEHDIINLLGQDNVDVVHFGNDKSRIDEAEKAGVKSVPALVTPNGNVLHINFGASMADVKG; this is translated from the coding sequence ATGAGTAAATCAGTTTTCTATCACGCAGGTTGTCCTGTTTGCGTAAGTGCAGAACACGACATCATTAACCTTTTAGGTCAAGACAATGTAGATGTTGTTCACTTCGGTAACGACAAATCTAGAATTGACGAAGCAGAAAAAGCAGGTGTAAAATCTGTTCCAGCATTGGTTACACCAAATGGAAATGTGCTACACATCAACTTTGGTGCATCAATGGCAGACGTAAAAGGTTAA
- a CDS encoding DUF2024 family protein, protein MKIAVWDTYVTKKDGTIMHFDILAPETIKDTSVIYNYGKDYLKSKEQEEQPLTSKECRFCHVETLRPQWETEIKQNGYFIIEMENCN, encoded by the coding sequence ATGAAAATAGCAGTATGGGACACCTATGTAACAAAAAAAGACGGAACAATAATGCATTTTGACATTCTTGCACCCGAAACCATTAAAGATACAAGCGTAATATATAATTATGGTAAGGATTATTTAAAATCAAAAGAGCAAGAAGAACAACCTTTGACATCAAAGGAATGTAGATTTTGCCACGTTGAAACTTTACGACCACAATGGGAAACAGAAATTAAGCAAAATGGATATTTCATCATTGAAATGGAAAATTGTAATTAA
- a CDS encoding group III truncated hemoglobin: MKKDIENREDIILLVNTFYNSVKENKTLGYIFNDVAKIEWESHLPKMYSFWASLLLAEHSFSGNPMEKHIALSKITSMTETEFSEWLLLFTNTVDALFEGETANEAKLRAGNIARLMLHKIQTV; encoded by the coding sequence ATGAAAAAAGATATCGAAAATAGAGAAGACATTATTTTACTTGTAAATACATTTTACAATTCAGTAAAAGAAAATAAAACACTTGGTTATATTTTTAATGATGTAGCCAAAATTGAATGGGAAAGTCATTTACCAAAAATGTATTCGTTTTGGGCAAGTTTGCTTTTAGCAGAACATAGTTTTTCAGGCAATCCAATGGAAAAACATATTGCTTTAAGCAAAATCACATCAATGACAGAAACTGAATTTTCAGAATGGCTTTTACTTTTTACAAATACTGTTGATGCACTTTTTGAAGGAGAAACAGCCAATGAAGCAAAATTAAGAGCAGGAAACATAGCACGTTTAATGCTTCATAAAATCCAAACTGTATGA
- a CDS encoding winged helix-turn-helix transcriptional regulator, which translates to MKKSAFDLEHQNSSIESKIIASLERVSQAFRVLLWNESKEHSLSPIQVQVLIFLLHHSDQKRKVSYLADEFNMTKATISDTIKTLEQKQLIKKEFEQHDTRSYIIQLTKKGKEIAEQTSLFAKQIQVPIDKLHSTDKENLLLSLLDIIHHLNKSGIITIQRMCFTCHFYKANKNGQEHFCGLLNTKLADTELRIDCAEHNQKQAV; encoded by the coding sequence ATGAAAAAATCGGCATTCGACTTAGAACACCAAAATTCGAGTATTGAAAGCAAAATTATTGCTTCATTAGAAAGGGTTTCACAGGCATTTAGAGTTTTGCTTTGGAACGAGAGTAAAGAACATTCGCTAAGCCCAATTCAGGTTCAAGTGCTGATATTTTTATTACATCATTCAGACCAAAAAAGGAAAGTGAGTTACTTGGCAGACGAGTTTAATATGACAAAAGCAACTATCAGCGACACCATAAAAACTCTTGAACAAAAACAACTCATCAAAAAAGAATTCGAGCAACACGACACAAGAAGTTATATAATTCAGCTAACAAAAAAAGGAAAAGAAATTGCAGAACAGACTTCTTTGTTTGCAAAACAAATTCAAGTTCCTATTGACAAATTGCATTCAACAGACAAAGAAAATTTATTATTAAGTTTATTAGACATCATTCATCATTTGAATAAATCAGGAATAATAACTATTCAAAGAATGTGTTTTACTTGCCATTTCTATAAAGCAAACAAAAACGGACAAGAACACTTTTGCGGACTTCTAAACACCAAACTTGCCGACACAGAATTACGCATTGACTGTGCAGAACATAATCAAAAACAAGCTGTATGA
- the yhdJ gene encoding adenine-specific DNA-methyltransferase: protein MEILGNNRHKIIHGDALQALTTLADNSIDLIFADPPYNIGKNFNGHKDKWATEEEYLTWCYKWLDLCVQKLKPTGSFYVMTATQFMPYFDIHLRKKLDILSRVVWSYDSSGVQAKKYFGSMYEPILFCVKDKDKYTFNADDILVEAKTGAKRKLIDYRKAVPTVYNSEKVPGNVWEFARVRYRMDEYENHPTQKPIALLERIIKASSNEGDLVLDPFSGTFTTCFVAKELGRNSIGIELQDEYVKIGLRRLHLAKEFKGEKLQKEIRTFETEKLATATNLKLFEEPHGKYIHSKH, encoded by the coding sequence ATGGAAATATTGGGTAACAACAGACATAAAATTATTCACGGTGACGCTTTACAAGCATTGACAACGCTTGCAGACAATTCTATTGACTTGATTTTCGCAGACCCGCCTTACAACATCGGTAAAAACTTCAACGGACACAAGGACAAATGGGCTACAGAGGAAGAATATCTGACTTGGTGTTACAAATGGCTTGACTTGTGCGTTCAAAAACTTAAACCGACTGGAAGTTTTTATGTAATGACCGCAACGCAGTTCATGCCTTATTTTGACATTCACCTTCGCAAAAAACTTGACATCCTTTCAAGGGTTGTTTGGAGTTATGACAGTTCAGGCGTTCAGGCAAAAAAATACTTCGGTTCAATGTATGAGCCGATTTTGTTTTGCGTTAAGGACAAAGACAAATACACATTCAATGCTGACGACATTTTAGTTGAAGCAAAAACAGGAGCAAAAAGAAAATTGATTGATTATCGTAAAGCCGTTCCGACAGTTTACAATTCTGAAAAAGTTCCTGGCAACGTTTGGGAATTTGCAAGAGTGCGTTACCGCATGGACGAATACGAAAATCACCCAACACAAAAACCAATCGCACTACTTGAAAGAATTATCAAAGCAAGTTCAAACGAGGGTGATTTGGTGCTTGACCCATTTTCGGGAACATTCACAACTTGCTTTGTCGCAAAAGAATTAGGTAGAAATTCCATTGGCATAGAGTTACAAGATGAGTATGTAAAAATCGGTTTGCGGAGATTGCATTTAGCCAAAGAGTTTAAAGGCGAAAAACTGCAAAAAGAAATCCGCACTTTTGAAACCGAAAAGTTGGCGACTGCAACCAACCTAAAATTATTTGAAGAGCCACATGGAAAATATATTCACAGCAAACATTAA